From the bacterium genome, the window CCTCAAGATCGGGCGGGCGGGCGTAGAGCGGGTGGATGTACGGGCCGCTCCGCGTGTGCGAGGCCTCGACAATCGGGTCGTAATAACCCGTTAAATGCGCGCGGCCGGGTTTTGCGGGGTGGCTCGTCCGAAAGATGCGAAACGCCGCGTTGACGCGCTCGGACAGGTCCGGCTTGCCGAATGACTCATCCACGATCTTTCGCAGGGTCGTCACCCCGGCCGCGAGCTTCGATGCCGGAACGCGCAGCGCACCGACCTTGACGGGTCTGTCGCCAAGCCGCGCCAGATATTCCGCCTGACGATCCAGCGCCAGCAGCAACCCGGCCTTGTCGCCGCGCTCGTCAAACGGCAGTTCGGGAATCTCCTGCCACGCGAGGGCGGGGGCGGCAAAGAGGATAATCGCGCTGAGAACCAGCGCGACGATTTTTCCGATTCGATCCATCAAACGGAATCGTTGTCCAAAAGCGGCCCCGCCGACAAGTCCGACCAAAAACGCGAGCGAATTTCAATGAGTCGCTCCCGCGTTCCTCTTTGCTATTTCCTCCTTCCTCTTCTCAAAAAAAACGCTTGACTTTCGGTTTTTGTTCGCATACAAATACGAACAGAAAACGAACATCACCCAGGCGCGCAACGCTCTGGGCCGCGCCGGCGGCGATTTCGCGGGGATTTGGGCAGCGTTAGCGGGGAGCTTCATGCGGGACCGGAACGTGCCGAAGGGTCGCGAAAATCGCCGCCTTCCATGGAGGCGGAAACGCCGGCGAAGCCGCGCGCGAATGGGGGGCGGGACGTGGGAGTAGAAAAATAAATGTCGAATGGGGAATCGGGAATGCGGAATGACCGGCTGGCGGCCCCGGCCAGGTCAGTGCCGCGACCGTGAGGGAGCGTGCGGCTCCGCCCCGACGAGACGTTCTGATGATGTCCATGATGTCCATGACGTCCATTTTATCCATCGCCTGAACGCACGGGAGGCTCCATGCGCCTGACCAAAAAGCAGAAACAGATCCTCGACTTCATCGAGGAGCATCTGCGCGCCGAGGGCTACGCACCGAGCCTGCGCGAGATCGCCGCGCATTTCGGCCTGGCGAGCGTGGCGACCGTGCATCAACACGTTTCGGCGCTCGAGGAGATGGGCGCGCTGTCGCGCGAATCGAACCGCAGCCGGTCGCTTCGCCCCGTCGCGGACGATCCCCCGCCCGCGGGGGTGTACGTCCCGGTGCTTGGCGCGATCGCGGCGGGACGCCCGATCCCGGCGATCGAGACGCTCGATGACGCCGACACCATCGCGCTGCCCGAGGACATGATCGGCCGCGGCGACCACTTCGCCCTGCGCGTCGAGGGCGATTCCATGATCGAGGAAGGTATCTTCGACGGCGACCTCGTCATCGCGCGCCGCCAGGAAAAAGCCGAAAACGGCGAGGTGGTCGTGGCGCTCGTGGACGAGGCGGAAGCCACGGTCAAGCGCCTGCGCCGGCAAAATTCCGACATCACGCTCATACCCGCGAATCCCAACCTTTCGCCGGTCACCTATTCGGAAGAGCGCGTGCGCGTTCAGGGCGTGGTGGTCGGCCTCATGAGGAAATACTGATGCATACGCGCGTCGTGGGGACCTGTTTTGCCGCGGCCGCCGCGCTGGTCGTCGTGCTGCTGGCGTCGCTGCCGCCCGGACCGGGGCAACAAACAAAGGTGGACTATTCGCTGGCCGGCGCCGCGCCCGCGGCGGTGCAGCCGGCGTTAGCCCGCGCGACATTCGCCGGGCTCGAGCAATGCGCCGGCACGGCGGAGGAGATCGACGCGGCCCGCCTTGTCGCGGCGGCGATCAAGGAGCGCGCGCCGGCGGTGACGGCGATCGAGGAGCCCGGCCACCCGGCGTTTCTGGCGTGCCGGCGCGCGGGAGACGTGCTCGTCGCGGCTCGCGTTCGGTATTCCGGCGGCGCTTCGCCGGATTACGCCACGCCGGCTTTTCGCGTCAGCAAAGGACGGATTGCGCCGGAAAACGCGGCCGCGGCCGCATTGTTATAGAAGCGAAGGTGGCGCATGGAGAAACGGGTGCGTGGCGCGATAACATGACCCGTTTCCCTGGCTTTCTCACCGATTCCCATCCATCGTGCCCGGCGGCATGAATCCATAAAAAAAAGGAGGCCCGATGGCCTCCTTTTTCGTCGTCTCGTTTTTCGTTTCGGCTTAGATCTCGACCTCGCCCTTCGTGCGGACGCGGATCTCGATGTAGAACTCGCCGAAGAAGCCAAGCGGCGGCGCCTCATCGTAGATGCAATAGCGGAATTCCTCGTCGCGGTTCGTGAGATAGTAGTTCACGAACGTAAGCGTGCCTTCTTCGAGGTCCGCTTCGGAGTATTCCTTGTCGCCCTTCGACACCGGGAAATCGGCAATCAGGGCGTCCGCCCAGTCGTCACAGTTGTCGAACTCGTCGCTGCAAAGGAAGAGCTGGCACTGGATTTCGTCAACCGCGTCGTCGTCCCAGTCCACGTTCTTGTAGCGGAATTTGACGCTGATCAGCTCAACGTCGTCGATGCTCACGTCGTCGAAGTCGTCTCCGAGCGCTTCCTGGAGCGCCGCGTTCACGCTCGTCTGACCGCAGACCGCGTCGTCCTGAACCGCTTTCTCGTCACCCTCGTCGCCCACGACGATCGGTTCGAGTTCCAGGTCCTCTTCTTCGTCAAAGCCTGTGTCCGCCTGATCTTTCACCGCGTCCTCGACGTCGCAGGCGCCAAAGCCGATGGCCAGCGCCGCCACGATCGCCAACAGGAACATCAACTGCATGATTGTACGTACCCGCATCGTCAGCCTCCGTTGGGCGCTCCCGCGCCCGGTCTTGCGCACCAATTCGTAGCCCCGAAACGGCGCAGCCTCCCGCGGCATGGGCCGGTAAATCATCCGCAAGGCAAAATCAAGGGCGGATGTTAGGCCTGCCGCCCGTCGAAAGTCAATTCATTTGACCGTCGCCGAATTCGATATGTAAGAAACGATACACAATCGGTGCCCAGCGCCGTGGGAGCAATCCGGCCCGGACGCGGACATTTTCGAAATGAATGCTTGACGCCGATGGCAAAACCCGCCGAAAAGAGGCCATTCCGGTTGGGGCGCCCTGGCCGGCGTCCCGCGCGATAGGCGAGTTTTCGCCCAGGGGTTACGATGGTTGCGTCACGCGAACTTCGCCAGGAGCTGATCCGTGAGCTCGCCCGCGAGTTCTCCCGCGGGACGGACAAGACCATCTCCGCCCGGCGCAACCCTCTTCGCTGGATCCTGCTGCACTTTTTCGTTGGCCTGAACGTCATGGTCGTCGTCCATTTTGTCTTTCAGATGCTGGCGCCCTGGCCGATTGGGAACGGGGCGCATTTCGTCGTCACCTTCCTGGCGCCCGCGATTGCGTCCGTCTCGCACTTTCTCTATGTGTACCCGGAGCGGACGCCATGATCGACTCCGCCCGGCGCTTCGCGTCCGTTTACTGGCAGGAATTGCTGGCCGTCATGATGTTCGCGATCTGGGCGGGCGGCTATTTCACGATCGCGGCTTCCATCGATCCGACGCACACGGACAAGATTCCCGTCCTTCTGGATACGCGGATTCCGTTCATTCCCGAATTCGTATTCATCTACGTCGGCCTGTACCCGATGTACATCTACCCCTATCTGCTTGTCCGCGACGCGCAATTTTTCAAGGAATTCACAAGCGCCTACATTACGGTCATGGTCATCTGTTTCTCCATATTCGTGTTATTCCCGGTGTCGATCGACCGGCCGGTCATCGATCCGGCGGAAAGCTTCACGATGTGGGTTCTCAGCCTTGTCTATTCGGCCGACAAGCCCGTGAACTGCTTTCCGTCCACGCACGTCGCCATGACGATGATGAGCGCACTGACGATCTTTGAGATCAACCGGCCGTGGGGCCTGATCGCGATTTTCTACGCGCTCGCGATCGCGACCTCGACGCTGTTCGTCAAGCAGCACTACGTCCTTGATGTTGTCGTCGGCATCTTCATCGCGCTCATGGTTTATTATGTCTATTACAAGCAGCGGATCATGCGCTCGCTTGGGAAGAACTTCCGCGTCTGGCAGTGGGAACTGGAAGGTTATTTCGGCCAGTGGCTCGAGGCGCGGCTCGGCCCCGTCCTTGACCGCATCATCGCCCACCGCGTCGAGGAGATTGTGACGCGCGCGATCGACAAGCGGCTCTCCCGGGACCTCGATCCTGACGATTCGGACGATGGCGAGGATTCCGACGACAATCCGACGCGCCATGCCGGTTGAAATTTCGCGGTCGTGCCGCGCGGCGCGCGTGGCCGGCGCGCTGATCGCGTCCCTGGCGCTTGCGTCGCCGGCGGCGATCGCCGCGGCTGACGAGGTTGAGAGCGCGCCGACGGCCGAAATCGAACCGGTCGCCGCGAAGGAAATCGCCCGCCTGACCGGACCCGCCCGCGAACAAATGCAAGCCGCCCTAGCGCGGCACGCGCGTTTCGGGTCGCGCGTCGCGCGGGTTTTGCACCGTTGCGGCGCGCCCGGCGGTGCGGATGTGCTGCCGTTTTTGCTGGCGGATTACGATCCCGCCGCGAATTTTCCGGGCGACGCCGCGGGCCTGTGGCGCATCGACCGCGAGGAGGCGCGCCGCGGCGGATTGCGCCGGGACGCCTTCGTGGACGCCCGACGCGATCCCGAGGACGCGACGCTATGGGCTTGCGCCGAACTGACCCGCGCGCGCGACGCCGCGGGGGGCGACGCGCATGCGGCGCTGGTTTCATTCACGCGCGCTCGCCTGCTGCGCTCGGAGAGCGCCGCGCCGGATGTCGCCGCGTTGTCCGCGCGCCTTACGGCCGCGTGGATCGTGTTGGCCGATCCGAAGGCCCACGGATTCGAAGCGCCCGCCGCCGCCTCCCAAGCCGCCGTTCCGCTGCGCGCGTTGACGGACCTTTCGCGCCTGACGCTGTTGGCCGACGCGCCGGGAGGCGTCGTGCGCGATCACAACCCCGAGCTGTTGACCGACTACATCCCGCCCGACGGGGGGACGTACGCCGTCGTCGTTCCAGCGGAAAACGAGCACGCGCTCGAAGCCGTGAACGCGAGCGCCAACGCGGTCGCGCCGCGCGACGGCCTGCGCGGCGTCCGCGTCCTGACGATCAAGAAAAAGCGCGGCACCCCGCTCGATATCCTTGCGCGCCGATACGATACGAGCCCGGCGAGCCTGCGCGCCTGGAACGGCATCCTCGAAGGGCGCGAGCCGAAAAAGGGTGCGAAGCTCATCATCTACGTGCGCGACGACGCCGCGAGCAGCGACGGCGATGAAGGCGAAACGGGCAGCACGCGCGCCCCCTGGACGGTGATCAATCAATGAGGCGGCGAGCCGCTCTCTCGACGATCGGGCTGCGTCGAACCGCGGTGTTCGCCGCGTTTGCAGTTGGGATATTCGCCGCGGTTCCCGCGGTCGCGCATTACATGGGGAACATGGAGATCCTCGTCGTTCTGCACCCGGATCGCACGTTCACGGTCGAAGTGCTCCAGGACGTTCGCGCGCTGATGTTTTCCCTGACGCAGGCTGATATCCCCGTGGAGGAACTCGACAGGCTCGTCGGGCAGCTATCGCCGGAGGAGCGCGAGATCCGGCGAAAGCACATCACCGATACGCTGCCCGTGCTTGTCGAGGTGTGGTTTGACGGCGCCCCCGTCGAAACGGCCGCGCAGGCGGTGAAACTCGGCGAGGACGACTACGGCTGGCGCCTGGGCGGCCCGCTGCCCGCGGAAAGCCTGCGCCTGACGGGCGCCATCCCGCGCGGCGCGAAAAACGTGACCATCCTCGCCTCGATGTTCTTTGGAAACACCGTGATCCAGTTTCGCGAGGAGGGCGCCGAATTCACCACCGCGCGCATGACGATGGCCGGCATGAAGGCCGAGCCATATCAGATCAAGTTGATCGATACCGGCGACACCGAAGCGCCGTTTGTCGCGTTCGCCGCCGGTACGACGCTCGTGATTCTCGCCGTCATGCTCGCCGTGTGGTTCGCGAGGCGCCGCCGGCGCCGGACGCCCGCGACGTAGCCGTTCGCGTCGGCCCGTCCGATGTGCGTGATGACGAAGCCATGACCGCCGCTGCCTGTTCGTAGCCGCCGCCGGGCTGATATACTGGCGCGGATGGCATCCGCATCGCGAAAAACCCTGGATCCGCTCGCCACGCTCCCCGCGGGCGCGTACCGATATCTATTCGGGCCCGTTCCGTCGCGGCGGCTCGGCAATTCGCTGGGAATCGACCTTTTCATCCGAAAAATCTGCAACTTCAATTGCCCTTACTGCGAGTGCGGACCGACGGTCGCGATGCCGGTCGAGCGATCGGAGTTCGTGCCGTTTGATGAGGTGGTCGCCGAACTGCGCCGGTTTTTTGCGAGCGGCGATGCGGCCGGTGTCGATGTCCTGACCTTCTCCGGAAACGGCGAACCCACCCTGTATTCCCGCCTCGGCGAATTGATCCGCGTCATCCGCACGCTGACCGGCACGCCCGTCGCGGTGATCACGAACTCCGCGCTCATCATGCGCGCGGATGTGCGCGCCGAGCTGGCGCTCGCGGATATCGTCGTGCCGAGCCTCGACGCCGTGACGCAGGACGTGATGCGCAGGATCAACCGCTCGCACCCGACGATCCTCGCCTCCGAAATGATCGACGGCCTCGTCCGCTTCCGCGACGAGTTCGCGGGGCGCATGGACCTCGAAATCTTCTTCTGCAAGGGCATCAACGACGACCCGCGCGAGGTGGCGCTATTGGCCGACGCCGCGCGGCGCATCCGCCCCGATCGCGTGCAGCTCAATACCGTCGACCGGCCGCCCGCGTTCGCGAGTGCGAAGCCGCTTTCGCCGGACGAGATGCAGGCGATCCGCGTCGCGTTCGACCTGCCGAACGTCGAGGTGGTCGCGCGGCCGCGCGTCGAGAGGCCGGCGCCCGTCATGCCCGCGGAGGACCAGGTTCTTTCCCTCGTTCTGCGCCGTGGCGTCGACGAGGACGATCTCATCGAAACGCTGGGACTTCCGGGCGACGAGGCGCACGCGCTGTTGGCGCGCCTTGCGGGCGAAGGCAAGATCGTACGCGTCGAGTTCGACGGGCGCGCTCAATACCGGCGGGCGGGCTGAGGCGCGGGGAGCGAATAAGAGAAATGACGAGCGGAAGGAAAACCTCGCCGTGAGTCTGTGCACCGATGTGATCATGTTCCCCAGGGCGCGAACAACGGACATTCGCCTCGTCGCGATCCGTCCGTCCGGTCCGCGATGTCCATGATGTCCATTCGATCCATCATCGTCGCGGCGATCGCGTTTTCGTTTCTCGCCGTTCCCGCCTGTTCATGCGGCGGCGTTGACGACGAAGGCGACGGCGATCCGGCCGGCGGAGACGCCGATGATGACGATGCCACGGTTGATGACGACGACCATGCCGGCGATGACTCCGGCGATGACTCCGACGATGACACGGACGACGACGAAGACGATGACACG encodes:
- a CDS encoding MltA domain-containing protein, whose product is MDRIGKIVALVLSAIILFAAPALAWQEIPELPFDERGDKAGLLLALDRQAEYLARLGDRPVKVGALRVPASKLAAGVTTLRKIVDESFGKPDLSERVNAAFRIFRTSHPAKPGRAHLTGYYDPIVEASHTRSGPYIHPLYARPPDLE
- the lexA gene encoding transcriptional repressor LexA; this translates as MRLTKKQKQILDFIEEHLRAEGYAPSLREIAAHFGLASVATVHQHVSALEEMGALSRESNRSRSLRPVADDPPPAGVYVPVLGAIAAGRPIPAIETLDDADTIALPEDMIGRGDHFALRVEGDSMIEEGIFDGDLVIARRQEKAENGEVVVALVDEAEATVKRLRRQNSDITLIPANPNLSPVTYSEERVRVQGVVVGLMRKY
- a CDS encoding phosphatase PAP2 family protein, giving the protein MIDSARRFASVYWQELLAVMMFAIWAGGYFTIAASIDPTHTDKIPVLLDTRIPFIPEFVFIYVGLYPMYIYPYLLVRDAQFFKEFTSAYITVMVICFSIFVLFPVSIDRPVIDPAESFTMWVLSLVYSADKPVNCFPSTHVAMTMMSALTIFEINRPWGLIAIFYALAIATSTLFVKQHYVLDVVVGIFIALMVYYVYYKQRIMRSLGKNFRVWQWELEGYFGQWLEARLGPVLDRIIAHRVEEIVTRAIDKRLSRDLDPDDSDDGEDSDDNPTRHAG
- a CDS encoding radical SAM protein produces the protein MASASRKTLDPLATLPAGAYRYLFGPVPSRRLGNSLGIDLFIRKICNFNCPYCECGPTVAMPVERSEFVPFDEVVAELRRFFASGDAAGVDVLTFSGNGEPTLYSRLGELIRVIRTLTGTPVAVITNSALIMRADVRAELALADIVVPSLDAVTQDVMRRINRSHPTILASEMIDGLVRFRDEFAGRMDLEIFFCKGINDDPREVALLADAARRIRPDRVQLNTVDRPPAFASAKPLSPDEMQAIRVAFDLPNVEVVARPRVERPAPVMPAEDQVLSLVLRRGVDEDDLIETLGLPGDEAHALLARLAGEGKIVRVEFDGRAQYRRAG